In Janthinobacterium rivuli, a single genomic region encodes these proteins:
- a CDS encoding immunity protein Imm33 domain-containing protein, with translation MIELISETQQRICDKFGLPAQAPEPMVALAIGSLDQSPIYGTRVVLPENGTISWFIHCGEHDDASGFYQPLHAEHLHEMLPQVVDYLALPSGARFILDREGYEDVWLEE, from the coding sequence ATGATTGAACTGATCAGCGAAACACAGCAGCGCATCTGCGACAAATTCGGCTTGCCGGCGCAAGCACCCGAACCCATGGTGGCCCTGGCCATCGGCAGCCTGGACCAGTCGCCCATCTATGGCACGCGCGTCGTGCTGCCGGAAAACGGCACCATCAGCTGGTTCATCCACTGCGGCGAACACGACGATGCCAGCGGCTTTTACCAGCCCCTGCATGCGGAACACCTGCACGAGATGCTGCCGCAGGTGGTCGATTACCTGGCCTTGCCCAGTGGCGCCAGGTTCATCCTCGACCGCGAAGGGTACGAGGACGTGTGGCTGGAAGAGTAA
- a CDS encoding ATP-grasp domain-containing protein → MHKKVLIISHSGDLHADLVEAILAARGHAPFRIDLDAFPRDYQLCQRLLDGRASARLRHLPDGDWLELQQVGAVWLRKAADYAYASADLTLQERAYAQLETEQAIFSILYGLDCYWLSHPLALRGAQWKGEQLARAARMGFRVPATVITNVPDDVRAFRAAINGPIIFKSMSTPSLAAETVEDVDRVSAGIGTTIVDDAMLDSLDAVSELSCQFQEYIAKQYELRITVIGKQLFAARLYSQDDARTAIDSRDMSAPIRYEACTLPAEIQQRCLAFVHSYGLEYGALDLIVTPDGEYVFLENNPVGQFLYVQQLVPALTMLESVAATLIEGAVCHSQT, encoded by the coding sequence ATGCACAAAAAGGTTTTGATTATCAGCCATAGCGGCGATCTGCACGCCGACCTGGTCGAAGCCATCCTCGCCGCGCGCGGCCATGCTCCTTTCCGTATCGATCTCGACGCCTTTCCCCGCGATTACCAGCTGTGCCAGCGCCTGCTGGACGGCCGCGCCAGCGCGCGCCTGCGCCACTTGCCCGATGGCGACTGGCTTGAGCTGCAGCAAGTTGGCGCCGTCTGGCTGCGCAAGGCGGCCGATTATGCCTACGCCAGCGCCGACCTGACGCTGCAGGAACGCGCCTACGCCCAGCTGGAAACGGAGCAAGCCATCTTCAGCATCCTGTACGGGCTCGATTGCTACTGGCTCAGCCATCCGCTGGCCCTGCGCGGCGCCCAATGGAAAGGCGAACAGCTTGCGCGGGCCGCGCGCATGGGCTTTCGCGTGCCCGCCACCGTGATTACCAATGTGCCCGACGACGTGCGCGCTTTCCGCGCGGCAATCAACGGGCCCATCATTTTCAAGAGCATGTCCACGCCCAGCCTGGCCGCCGAAACGGTCGAGGACGTCGACAGGGTCAGCGCCGGCATCGGCACCACCATTGTCGACGATGCCATGCTGGACAGCCTGGACGCCGTCAGCGAACTGAGCTGCCAGTTCCAGGAATATATCGCCAAGCAATACGAACTGCGCATCACCGTGATCGGCAAGCAACTGTTTGCCGCGCGCCTGTATTCCCAGGACGATGCCCGCACGGCCATCGATTCGCGCGATATGTCAGCCCCCATCCGCTATGAAGCATGCACCTTGCCAGCGGAAATACAGCAGCGATGCCTCGCTTTCGTGCACAGCTATGGCCTCGAGTATGGCGCGCTCGATCTCATCGTCACGCCTGACGGCGAGTACGTTTTCCTGGAAAACAACCCTGTTGGTCAATTTTTGTATGTGCAACAACTGGTGCCCGCCTTGACCATGCTGGAAAGCGTGGCCGCAACCCTGATCGAAGGAGCCGTATGCCACAGCCAGACCTGA
- a CDS encoding SDH family Clp fold serine proteinase → MPQPDLSQIPLRLRELELARDSRAIVLAASHLDMELLPALYELCQGIGPVARLDVVLHGRGGIVNAARRIAILLRQHARHLSFVVPFHCQSAATLLTLGADEIIAGDLALFSPIDPQLDGADGGSMSSLDIKVFGDMAQQWFGVDASEARQQSLSLLCGSIFPPSLTAFYRTTLELAQIGEELLAWQLPEATPEARRAIVAQLVTGYHSHNYALTREELAQLGLRMERDAHAERLGWAISTQLQASIGGALRSAPDEPWNDALLASRDGVQLRCQRPGGYAPVWSTQC, encoded by the coding sequence ATGCCACAGCCAGACCTGAGCCAGATCCCTCTCCGGCTGCGCGAACTGGAGCTTGCGCGCGACAGCCGCGCCATCGTCCTGGCCGCCTCGCACCTGGACATGGAGCTGCTGCCCGCCCTGTACGAGCTGTGCCAGGGCATCGGGCCCGTGGCGCGCCTCGATGTGGTGCTGCACGGCCGTGGCGGCATCGTCAACGCGGCGCGGCGCATCGCCATCCTGCTGCGCCAGCATGCCCGTCACCTGAGCTTTGTCGTGCCCTTCCACTGCCAGTCGGCCGCCACCCTGCTGACCCTGGGCGCCGATGAGATCATCGCCGGCGACCTGGCGCTGTTCTCGCCCATCGACCCGCAGCTCGATGGCGCCGACGGCGGCTCCATGTCCAGCCTGGACATCAAGGTCTTCGGCGACATGGCGCAGCAGTGGTTCGGCGTGGATGCCAGCGAAGCGCGCCAGCAATCGCTGTCCCTGCTGTGCGGCAGCATCTTTCCCCCTTCCCTGACGGCTTTTTACCGCACCACCCTGGAGCTGGCGCAGATCGGCGAAGAATTGCTGGCCTGGCAATTGCCCGAGGCCACACCCGAGGCGCGGCGCGCCATCGTCGCGCAACTGGTGACGGGTTATCACTCGCACAACTATGCCTTGACACGCGAAGAACTGGCGCAGCTGGGCTTGCGCATGGAACGCGATGCCCACGCCGAACGGCTGGGCTGGGCCATTTCCACGCAATTGCAGGCAAGCATAGGCGGCGCCCTGCGCAGCGCGCCCGACGAGCCGTGGAACGATGCCCTGCTGGCGTCGCGCGACGGCGTGCAGCTGCGGTGCCAGCGGCCGGGCGGCTACGCGCCGGTATGGAGCACGCAATGCTGA
- a CDS encoding MauE/DoxX family redox-associated membrane protein, protein MLTALPFLSDIARHVIALLLLAAGVGKLRSYAAFRGNLATSFGVPPAAAQFAAPALVATELLLAGWLLAGGTQLPMLLSLLLLSTLTAVLAWRYFTHSVVRCSCFGEAARPVSQYDLLRNVLAVAINVAYFAFAQTASLPAATSILAAGLAAIVCVTVISLHDIATLAKAG, encoded by the coding sequence ATGCTGACAGCTCTCCCCTTTTTGTCCGATATCGCGCGCCATGTCATCGCCTTGCTGCTGCTGGCGGCCGGCGTAGGCAAGCTGCGCAGTTATGCCGCCTTCCGCGGCAACCTTGCCACCTCGTTCGGCGTGCCGCCCGCCGCCGCCCAATTCGCTGCGCCAGCCCTGGTGGCAACGGAACTGCTGCTGGCCGGCTGGCTGCTGGCGGGCGGCACGCAGCTGCCCATGCTGCTGTCATTACTGCTGCTCAGTACCCTCACGGCCGTGCTGGCCTGGCGCTACTTCACGCACAGCGTGGTGCGCTGCAGCTGCTTTGGCGAAGCGGCGCGGCCCGTCTCGCAATACGACCTGCTGCGCAACGTGCTGGCGGTCGCCATTAACGTCGCCTATTTCGCATTCGCGCAGACGGCATCCTTGCCCGCCGCCACCTCCATTCTGGCCGCCGGCCTGGCAGCCATCGTCTGCGTGACCGTGATTTCTCTGCACGACATCGCCACCTTGGCAAAGGCCGGCTGA
- a CDS encoding redoxin domain-containing protein has protein sequence MDSTTLQLVLAALAFALAGNIWLTLAVLRASRRERLAPTALVPGQPLPAVQARLMAGGAHFQPGASGQAAVLLFLASRCPKCGEKLAGIEQLLPLAREAGLALWLISEEPARRLRAFLPGKALRAATARLTLRDYRRVNPLMSSPSYVFVNHEGTVEAAGLIGDEDWLALVEQLAGDTAQERAA, from the coding sequence ATGGATTCCACGACATTGCAACTGGTGCTGGCGGCGCTGGCGTTTGCGCTCGCCGGCAACATCTGGCTGACCCTGGCCGTGCTGCGCGCCAGCCGCCGCGAACGCCTCGCGCCCACGGCGCTGGTGCCGGGCCAGCCCCTGCCTGCCGTGCAAGCCCGTCTGATGGCTGGCGGTGCGCATTTCCAGCCGGGCGCCAGCGGCCAGGCGGCCGTGCTGCTGTTCCTCGCCAGCCGCTGCCCGAAATGCGGGGAAAAGCTGGCCGGCATCGAACAGCTGCTGCCGCTGGCGCGCGAGGCCGGCCTGGCCCTGTGGCTGATCAGCGAAGAGCCGGCCCGCCGGCTGCGCGCCTTTTTGCCCGGCAAGGCCTTGCGGGCGGCCACGGCGCGGCTCACGCTGCGCGACTACCGGCGCGTGAATCCTTTGATGAGTTCGCCGTCCTATGTGTTCGTCAATCACGAGGGCACGGTGGAAGCGGCCGGCCTGATCGGCGATGAAGACTGGCTGGCCCTTGTCGAGCAACTGGCAGGCGATACGGCACAGGAGCGCGCCGCATGA
- a CDS encoding ABC transporter ATP-binding protein, with protein sequence MSLLNFGPHVERLRLLYPVRWRVAAGLLCMVLTVGAQLAFPQAIAYFIDNVAELTRRGVTPGMVAAMLAFSLLYALVTSARFYLLQSSGHMIVMGVRRHLFDVVINQPIAFFDKHHGGELNSRLTSDVSALHESLTIGAANALRSLCVFVGGIAMLLHLSPMLSLPLALFIPISLYLGKLSGSNYRQRSRAISATLAASGKVAQEYFAHARLVQAFNQQGGAMARYAQAMRQLLDVSLAGTRLLAVFQGAQGLLAFVALLTTLCFGAHLIGQGRLSVGELTAFVIYASMVTDTAGSISEFWNTWMRTMGSTDRIFEILRSHRTVPEAAPQPPLAGHIALRDACFSYPERTQVTALDGVSLSIRAGEKIALVGASGAGKSTIASLVLGHYQLDAGSLQFDGIDAGVLGVAQLRRQMAVVEQEPALFSGSIADNIAFAVPDRAVTREEMQAAARLAHAHDFIDAFPDGYETLVGERGVQLSGGQKQRIAIARAILRAPKMLILDEATSALDAASEQQVQLALDTLMQGRTTIIIAHRFSTIVKADRIVVMDKGRICQQGTHAELLRAGGQYARLMQQQLSQFQQLHESTATL encoded by the coding sequence ATGAGCCTTCTGAACTTCGGCCCGCATGTTGAACGCCTGCGCCTGCTGTATCCCGTGCGCTGGCGCGTCGCCGCCGGCTTGCTGTGCATGGTCCTCACCGTGGGCGCGCAGCTGGCCTTTCCGCAGGCCATCGCGTATTTCATCGACAACGTGGCGGAACTGACCCGGCGCGGCGTCACGCCGGGCATGGTCGCCGCCATGCTGGCCTTCAGCCTGCTGTATGCGCTGGTCACGAGCGCGCGCTTCTATTTGCTGCAATCGAGCGGCCACATGATCGTCATGGGCGTGCGCCGGCACCTGTTCGACGTGGTGATCAACCAGCCCATCGCCTTCTTCGACAAGCACCATGGCGGCGAGCTGAACAGCCGGCTCACGTCCGACGTATCGGCCCTGCATGAAAGCCTGACCATCGGCGCGGCCAATGCCCTGCGCTCGCTGTGCGTCTTTGTGGGCGGCATCGCCATGCTGCTGCATCTGTCGCCCATGCTGAGCCTGCCGCTGGCCCTGTTCATTCCCATCAGCCTGTATCTCGGCAAATTATCAGGCAGCAATTACCGGCAGCGTTCGCGGGCCATTTCCGCCACCCTGGCCGCCAGCGGCAAGGTGGCGCAGGAATACTTTGCCCATGCCCGGCTGGTGCAGGCGTTCAACCAGCAAGGCGGCGCCATGGCCCGCTACGCGCAAGCCATGCGGCAATTGCTGGACGTGTCCCTGGCCGGTACGCGCCTGCTGGCCGTGTTCCAGGGCGCGCAGGGCTTGCTGGCTTTTGTTGCCCTGCTGACCACCCTGTGCTTCGGCGCCCACCTGATCGGCCAGGGCCGCCTGAGCGTGGGCGAGCTGACGGCCTTCGTCATCTATGCCAGCATGGTGACGGACACGGCCGGCTCCATCAGCGAATTCTGGAACACGTGGATGCGCACCATGGGTTCGACCGACCGCATCTTCGAGATCCTGCGCAGCCACCGCACCGTGCCCGAAGCGGCACCGCAGCCGCCTCTGGCCGGCCATATCGCGCTGCGCGACGCGTGCTTTTCGTATCCCGAGCGCACGCAGGTCACGGCCCTCGACGGCGTCAGCCTGTCGATACGCGCGGGCGAAAAGATCGCCCTGGTGGGCGCCTCGGGCGCGGGCAAGTCCACCATCGCCAGCCTGGTGCTGGGCCATTACCAGCTTGACGCGGGCAGCCTGCAGTTCGACGGCATCGATGCGGGCGTGCTGGGCGTGGCGCAGCTGCGCCGCCAGATGGCCGTGGTGGAGCAGGAACCGGCGCTGTTTTCCGGCAGCATTGCGGACAATATCGCCTTTGCCGTACCGGACCGCGCCGTGACGCGCGAAGAGATGCAGGCGGCGGCGCGCCTGGCGCACGCCCACGATTTTATTGATGCCTTTCCGGACGGCTACGAGACCCTCGTGGGGGAACGGGGCGTGCAGTTGTCCGGCGGACAGAAGCAGCGCATCGCGATCGCCCGCGCCATCCTGCGCGCGCCGAAAATGCTCATCCTGGACGAAGCCACCAGCGCGCTCGACGCCGCCAGCGAACAGCAGGTGCAGCTCGCGCTCGATACCTTGATGCAAGGCCGCACCACGATCATCATCGCCCACCGCTTTTCCACTATCGTCAAGGCGGACCGCATCGTCGTCATGGACAAAGGCCGGATTTGCCAGCAAGGCACACACGCCGAGCTGCTGCGCGCGGGCGGCCAGTATGCGCGGCTGATGCAGCAGCAACTGTCGCAATTCCAGCAGTTGCATGAGAGTACGGCAACCCTGTAA
- a CDS encoding GFA family protein codes for MKKTYHGSCHCGAVRFAAEIDLAAPSLRCNCSYCLKIRCWASLVPPADFRLLAGEADLSEYRFGEHRERHYFCRHCGVRPFGRGDSLRSGPFVGIGVNCLDDASAAELAQIPITFVDGWHDEWDAPPQETRHL; via the coding sequence ATGAAAAAAACCTACCATGGCAGTTGCCACTGCGGCGCCGTGCGCTTTGCGGCCGAGATCGACCTGGCGGCCCCCAGCCTGCGCTGCAATTGTTCCTACTGCCTGAAAATCCGCTGCTGGGCCAGCCTGGTCCCGCCTGCGGATTTTCGCCTGCTGGCCGGTGAAGCGGACTTGAGCGAATACCGCTTCGGCGAGCACCGCGAGCGCCATTATTTTTGCCGCCATTGCGGCGTGCGCCCGTTCGGCCGCGGCGATTCGCTCCGCAGCGGCCCGTTCGTCGGCATCGGCGTCAACTGCCTCGATGACGCATCGGCGGCCGAACTGGCGCAGATTCCCATCACTTTTGTCGATGGCTGGCATGACGAGTGGGATGCGCCGCCGCAGGAAACGCGGCATCTGTAA
- a CDS encoding OBAP family protein — protein MKALTAMLCAGLGMGLAACGARNTASNVEAPGAPAGVSTRVLDAGADALQARPPVAALNAYLDGFHFYNGNQRGQMEAHHYCAIVNEELIQCVIYDGNVKDAKLMGVEYIVSARLYQGLPAAEKALWHSHVHEVKSGQLIAPGIPAVAEKVLMQKLVATYGKTWHTWHTDLHKTLPLGVPQLMMGFTSDGQADAAMVAARDRRFRIDSAEKRRQRADIAAHAIIDGADAWQHGTIIQLADPSGTQHGASSPPPPSPHTAAPAISPPAR, from the coding sequence ATGAAAGCACTGACGGCCATGCTGTGCGCGGGGTTGGGCATGGGCCTTGCCGCCTGCGGCGCCAGGAATACGGCATCAAACGTGGAGGCGCCCGGCGCGCCGGCCGGAGTCTCCACGCGCGTGCTCGACGCGGGTGCCGACGCATTGCAAGCGCGGCCGCCCGTCGCGGCGCTCAATGCCTATCTTGACGGTTTTCATTTTTACAACGGCAACCAGCGCGGCCAGATGGAAGCGCATCACTATTGCGCCATCGTCAATGAAGAGCTGATCCAGTGTGTGATCTACGATGGCAACGTCAAGGACGCCAAGCTGATGGGCGTCGAATATATCGTCAGCGCCAGACTGTACCAGGGTTTGCCGGCGGCGGAAAAAGCGCTGTGGCACAGCCATGTACATGAAGTGAAATCAGGCCAGCTGATCGCTCCCGGCATTCCCGCCGTGGCCGAAAAAGTCTTGATGCAAAAACTCGTCGCCACGTATGGCAAGACCTGGCATACCTGGCATACGGATCTGCACAAGACCTTGCCGCTGGGCGTGCCGCAACTGATGATGGGTTTTACAAGCGATGGCCAGGCCGATGCCGCCATGGTCGCCGCGCGCGACCGCCGCTTCCGTATCGATTCCGCCGAAAAACGCCGCCAGCGGGCCGACATCGCCGCGCACGCCATCATAGACGGGGCCGATGCCTGGCAGCACGGCACGATCATCCAGCTGGCCGACCCGAGCGGAACGCAGCACGGGGCTTCATCGCCGCCACCACCCTCCCCGCACACGGCCGCGCCCGCCATTTCGCCCCCGGCCAGATAG
- a CDS encoding DUF3297 family protein, protein MNDTTTLPPLPDRLSIDPSSPYHVAAVFENDVGIRFNDKERLDVEEYCISERWIKVASTKSLDRRGRPLQIKLKGKVEAFYR, encoded by the coding sequence ATGAACGATACCACCACCTTACCCCCATTGCCCGATCGCTTGTCGATCGACCCCAGCAGCCCTTACCACGTTGCAGCCGTGTTCGAGAACGACGTCGGCATCCGCTTCAACGACAAGGAACGTCTTGACGTGGAAGAATATTGCATCAGCGAACGCTGGATCAAGGTTGCTTCCACCAAGTCCCTCGACCGCCGCGGCCGTCCGCTGCAGATCAAGCTGAAGGGCAAAGTCGAAGCGTTCTACCGCTAA
- a CDS encoding glutaminyl-peptide cyclotransferase: MKRTAGSLLLGLLCTVGLMSEMGYAQAAIPVYGYFVKNTYPHDPQAFTQGLLFKDGHLYESTGQNGQSSLRKVELATGKVLQKTMLDKTVFGEGITDVGDEILGLTWISQTGYVFDLKTFKLKRKFSYQGEGWGLASDSQFVYMSDGSSAIRVLNPKTLAEVRRFEVKAEGRAIERLNELEMVDGELFANVWGADVIARIDPASGKVVGWIDLTGLLPPGQRGTANPDAVLNGIAWDARGKRLFVTGKLWPKLFEIELIEIQRR; encoded by the coding sequence GTGAAACGCACGGCAGGTTCGCTGCTGCTGGGATTGTTGTGCACCGTGGGCCTGATGAGCGAAATGGGCTACGCCCAGGCGGCCATTCCCGTGTATGGCTATTTCGTCAAGAATACCTATCCGCACGATCCCCAGGCGTTCACCCAGGGCTTGCTGTTCAAGGACGGCCACCTGTATGAAAGCACGGGCCAGAACGGCCAGTCCTCCTTGCGCAAGGTGGAATTGGCGACGGGCAAGGTCTTGCAGAAAACCATGCTGGACAAAACAGTATTTGGCGAAGGCATCACCGACGTGGGCGATGAAATCCTGGGCCTGACCTGGATTTCGCAGACCGGCTACGTCTTCGACTTGAAGACCTTCAAATTGAAACGCAAATTCAGTTACCAGGGCGAAGGCTGGGGCCTGGCCAGCGACAGTCAATTCGTCTACATGAGCGACGGCAGCTCCGCCATCCGCGTGCTCAATCCGAAGACCCTGGCCGAGGTGCGCCGCTTCGAGGTGAAGGCCGAGGGCCGCGCCATCGAGCGCCTGAACGAGCTGGAAATGGTCGACGGGGAATTGTTTGCCAATGTGTGGGGCGCGGACGTGATCGCCCGCATCGACCCGGCCAGCGGCAAGGTTGTCGGCTGGATCGACCTGACGGGCTTGCTGCCACCCGGGCAGCGGGGCACGGCCAATCCAGACGCCGTGCTCAACGGCATCGCCTGGGATGCACGGGGCAAGCGCCTGTTTGTCACGGGAAAACTGTGGCCCAAGTTGTTCGAGATCGAGCTGATCGAAATCCAGCGCCGCTGA
- a CDS encoding LysR family transcriptional regulator has translation MDIRSLRYFVEVVEQASFTRAAARLHVTQPTVSKMVAQLEQSLDLALLDRAGKRFTLTDAGQVVLARAHELLALHAELKVELRDLQHLERGELRVGVSPQTHSTLAPWLAEYHQRYPGIELKMYESGTQAIERDLRTGTVELGTMLDYPGNAATWQDFEALPLVRSPLCLLAAPGSAWQGRVSVALAELADSPFIFYGAAFALNDIVLDACQRAGFAPRITGRSGQWDFIASLVQLGVGICLLPKMYCDTLDAAQFDVIPLDGPPVEWNLMLAWRRGGRLSFAARAWLELVRTRMADAARLQ, from the coding sequence ATGGATATCCGCTCCTTGCGCTACTTCGTCGAAGTGGTCGAGCAAGCCAGTTTTACGCGCGCGGCCGCCAGGCTGCACGTGACGCAACCCACCGTCAGCAAGATGGTCGCCCAGCTGGAGCAGTCGCTGGACCTGGCCTTGCTCGACCGCGCGGGCAAGCGGTTTACCCTGACGGACGCGGGCCAGGTGGTGCTGGCGCGCGCGCATGAGTTGCTGGCCCTGCACGCGGAACTGAAAGTGGAATTGCGCGACCTGCAGCATCTGGAGCGGGGAGAGCTGCGCGTCGGCGTGTCGCCGCAAACCCATTCGACCCTGGCGCCGTGGCTGGCCGAATACCACCAGCGCTATCCGGGCATCGAGTTGAAGATGTATGAAAGCGGCACGCAGGCGATCGAGCGCGACTTGCGCACCGGCACGGTCGAACTGGGCACCATGCTCGACTACCCGGGCAATGCGGCCACTTGGCAGGATTTCGAAGCCTTGCCCCTCGTGCGCTCGCCGCTGTGCCTGCTGGCCGCGCCCGGTTCTGCGTGGCAGGGACGCGTTTCCGTCGCCCTGGCCGAGCTGGCCGATAGTCCCTTCATTTTCTATGGCGCCGCCTTCGCCCTGAACGACATCGTGCTCGATGCCTGCCAGCGGGCCGGCTTCGCGCCGCGCATCACGGGCCGCAGCGGCCAGTGGGACTTCATTGCTTCGCTGGTACAGCTGGGCGTGGGCATCTGCCTGCTGCCGAAGATGTATTGCGACACGCTCGATGCCGCCCAGTTTGACGTGATTCCCCTGGACGGTCCGCCCGTGGAGTGGAATCTGATGCTGGCCTGGCGCCGCGGCGGGCGGCTGTCGTTTGCCGCCCGTGCCTGGCTCGAGCTCGTCAGGACGCGCATGGCGGACGCGGCCCGTTTACAATAG
- a CDS encoding CidA/LrgA family protein: MKAVPYSTTAPLSVPVWRQPAQTVWQVGVLIAAWWLADAAASALHLPFSGGVVGLFVLVALLLAGWVRPAAIELGANWLLANMLLFFIPLVVSVVQFTQLLKSQGLMLFVNIGLGFASVMLATAFTVEWVCRYERKLRLQKLLRQRTARAQA; the protein is encoded by the coding sequence GTGAAAGCCGTCCCTTATTCCACTACCGCCCCACTTTCCGTCCCCGTCTGGCGCCAGCCCGCGCAGACCGTGTGGCAAGTGGGCGTGCTGATCGCCGCCTGGTGGCTGGCCGATGCGGCCGCTTCCGCCCTGCACCTGCCGTTTTCCGGCGGCGTCGTCGGCCTGTTCGTGCTGGTGGCACTGCTGCTGGCCGGCTGGGTGCGGCCAGCAGCCATCGAACTGGGCGCGAACTGGCTGCTGGCCAATATGCTGCTGTTCTTCATTCCGCTGGTCGTGTCCGTGGTGCAATTTACGCAACTGCTGAAGTCACAGGGTTTGATGCTGTTCGTGAATATCGGCCTGGGCTTTGCCAGCGTGATGCTCGCCACGGCGTTCACCGTGGAATGGGTCTGCCGCTATGAGCGCAAGCTGCGCCTGCAAAAGTTGCTGCGCCAGCGCACAGCCAGGGCGCAAGCATGA
- a CDS encoding LrgB family protein, with translation MNTVLLSLLFLLLTLVLFYANQALHRRHPHFLLTPAICTSAILIVIVQATSTPFATYFGETRWLPWLLGPATIAFALPIFQERKLIRKHWLALSLGSCAGIVASVAATLLLDRLLGVHGDMARSLLARSVSTPFALEASRHMGGSAQLTGIFVVMTGLFGLLLGKPLLKLLPLRMRIARGAPYGAAAHGFGLSVARRVGTEEGAVASLTMIFSGVVTVLLAPLLGRLLA, from the coding sequence ATGAACACCGTGCTCTTGTCCCTGCTGTTTTTGCTGCTGACCCTGGTGCTGTTCTACGCCAACCAGGCGCTGCACCGCCGCCATCCGCACTTTTTGCTCACGCCCGCCATTTGCACCTCGGCGATATTGATCGTCATCGTACAAGCGACCTCGACGCCGTTCGCCACGTATTTCGGCGAAACGCGCTGGCTGCCGTGGCTGCTGGGGCCGGCCACCATCGCGTTTGCGCTGCCCATCTTCCAGGAGCGCAAGCTGATCCGCAAACACTGGCTGGCCCTGTCGCTGGGCAGCTGCGCCGGCATTGTCGCCTCGGTCGCCGCCACCCTGCTGCTGGACCGCTTGCTGGGGGTGCACGGCGACATGGCGCGCAGCCTGCTGGCCCGCTCCGTGTCGACGCCGTTCGCGCTGGAAGCGTCGCGCCACATGGGCGGCTCGGCCCAGCTGACGGGCATTTTCGTGGTGATGACGGGCTTGTTCGGCCTGCTGCTGGGCAAACCGCTGCTGAAACTGCTGCCCTTACGCATGCGCATCGCCCGTGGCGCCCCGTATGGCGCGGCCGCGCACGGTTTTGGCTTGTCCGTGGCGCGCCGGGTGGGCACGGAAGAAGGCGCCGTGGCCAGCCTGACGATGATTTTTTCGGGCGTCGTGACGGTGCTGCTGGCGCCGCTGCTGGGGCGCTTGCTCGCTTAA